In Mycolicibacterium alvei, a single window of DNA contains:
- the moxR1 gene encoding chaperone MoxR1: protein MTSPSGPPQGAGGYPGSSPAPGFPPGSAGSHAAPAAPQAATNGSLQAEVHTLERAIFEVKRIIVGQDQLVERMLVGLLAKGHVLLEGVPGVAKTLAVETFAKVVGGTFARIQFTPDLVPTDIIGTRIYRQGKEDFDIELGPVVVNFLLADEINRAPAKVQSALLEVMAERKISIGGKTFPLPSPFLVMATQNPIEQEGVYALPEAQRDRFLFKLNVDYPSPEEEREIIYRMGVKPPEPKQILDTGDLLRLQELAANNFVHHALVDYVVRIVTATREPEKFGMPDAKAWIAYGASPRASLGIISAARALALVRGRDYVIPQDVVEVIPDVLRHRLVLTYDALADEVSAETVVNRILQTVALPQVNALPQQGHSVPPAVPAAAAAAGGR, encoded by the coding sequence ATGACGTCACCGAGTGGACCGCCGCAGGGCGCCGGAGGTTATCCCGGTTCGAGCCCGGCGCCGGGCTTTCCGCCCGGATCGGCCGGCTCCCACGCCGCGCCGGCTGCCCCGCAGGCCGCCACCAACGGCAGCCTGCAAGCCGAGGTGCATACCCTGGAACGCGCCATCTTCGAGGTCAAGCGGATCATCGTCGGCCAGGACCAGCTCGTCGAGCGGATGCTCGTCGGTCTGCTCGCCAAGGGCCACGTACTGCTCGAGGGCGTACCCGGTGTGGCCAAGACGCTGGCGGTCGAGACGTTCGCCAAGGTCGTCGGCGGCACTTTCGCCCGCATTCAGTTCACCCCTGACCTGGTGCCCACCGACATCATCGGTACCCGCATCTACCGGCAGGGCAAGGAAGACTTCGACATCGAGCTCGGCCCGGTGGTGGTCAACTTCCTGCTCGCCGACGAGATCAACCGTGCGCCGGCCAAGGTGCAGTCCGCACTGCTCGAGGTGATGGCCGAGCGAAAGATTTCGATCGGCGGTAAGACCTTCCCGCTGCCCAGCCCTTTCCTGGTGATGGCCACCCAGAACCCGATCGAGCAGGAAGGCGTCTACGCACTTCCGGAAGCGCAGCGCGACCGCTTCCTGTTCAAGCTCAACGTCGACTACCCGTCGCCGGAGGAAGAGCGCGAGATCATCTACCGGATGGGTGTCAAGCCCCCGGAGCCCAAGCAGATCCTGGACACCGGCGACCTGCTGCGACTCCAGGAACTCGCGGCCAACAACTTCGTGCACCACGCACTGGTGGATTACGTGGTGCGGATCGTCACCGCGACCCGCGAGCCCGAGAAGTTCGGCATGCCCGACGCCAAGGCGTGGATCGCCTACGGCGCCTCGCCGCGTGCGTCACTGGGGATCATCTCCGCAGCCCGCGCGCTGGCGTTGGTGCGGGGCCGCGACTACGTCATCCCGCAGGACGTCGTCGAGGTGATTCCCGACGTGCTCCGGCACCGTCTGGTCCTGACCTACGATGCGCTGGCCGACGAGGTGTCAGCGGAGACCGTGGTCAACCGGATCCTGCAGACAGTGGCGCTGCCGCAGGTGAATGCGCTTCCGCAGCAAGGGCATTCGGTTCCACCCGCAGTTCCCGCCGCGGCTGCCGCGGCCGGTGGTCGGTGA
- the ripB gene encoding NlpC/P60 family peptidoglycan endopeptidase RipB, giving the protein MFRCLTLIAAFTFAAIGLVAPANAAPDAGQWDPTLPKVVSSGAPGDPVAIANASFQVSQIALQTTQSLGSQFLQTIGLAPKQAASTFPGGRVRGPQAIEYAIRRGGSQMGVPYSWGGGTLTGPGPGVDYDAGKVGYDCSGFTRYAFAGVGVQIPKYSGDQYNTGRKVPVAQAKRGDLLFWGPGGSQHVAMYLGGGKMLEASGSAEKVTVSPVRTAGIQPYAARIIES; this is encoded by the coding sequence GTGTTTCGTTGCCTGACGCTGATCGCCGCGTTCACGTTCGCGGCGATCGGTCTGGTGGCGCCGGCCAATGCCGCGCCAGACGCCGGCCAATGGGATCCCACCCTGCCGAAGGTCGTCAGCTCGGGTGCGCCGGGGGACCCGGTAGCCATCGCCAACGCCTCGTTCCAGGTCAGCCAGATCGCGCTGCAGACCACGCAGAGCCTTGGTTCGCAGTTCCTGCAGACCATCGGGTTGGCCCCCAAACAGGCCGCCTCGACATTCCCCGGTGGCCGGGTCCGTGGCCCGCAGGCCATCGAATACGCGATCCGGCGCGGCGGTTCCCAGATGGGCGTGCCGTACTCGTGGGGCGGCGGTACGCTGACCGGCCCAGGCCCCGGTGTGGACTACGACGCCGGCAAGGTCGGTTATGACTGCTCGGGCTTCACCCGGTACGCGTTCGCCGGGGTCGGAGTGCAGATCCCCAAGTACTCCGGAGACCAGTACAACACCGGTCGCAAGGTGCCGGTGGCGCAGGCAAAGCGCGGTGACCTTCTGTTCTGGGGACCGGGCGGTAGCCAGCATGTGGCGATGTACCTCGGCGGCGGCAAGATGCTGGAGGCGTCGGGCAGCGCGGAGAAAGTCACCGTGAGTCCGGTCCGCACGGCAGGTATCCAGCCCTATGCGGCCCGCATCATCGAATCCTGA